One genomic window of Spiroplasma endosymbiont of Diplazon laetatorius includes the following:
- a CDS encoding acetate kinase produces MILVVNAGSSSIKFKLFDISDSKNPISLVDGLAERISVDGRLTIEIDDQKHVFEDKMDDHLDAVKLILAKFTDLKVIEKPEDIKGIGFRIVHGGDKIVETVELTDEIKKTVEDNIRLAPLHNPGALTSINAFQESLPHAKLVGCFDTSYHQTMPEISYMYTVPYEWYTDLKVRKYGFHGISYEYIAFKSQEIFNKKQEDLNLIVCHLGNGASICAIKNGKSYNTTMGLTPLAGLMMGTRSGDIDPSIIQYVAKETGKDVFEVTDILNKQSGLQGVSKISSDMRDVIAAAANNNAQASLALELYTQTVADFIVKFANQINDNIDGVIFTAGIGENASIVREKVIQKCGLLGLSIDSSLNDEKYGDYLNISSKDSKIPVLKVRTNEELMICNQTLKFL; encoded by the coding sequence ATGATTTTAGTAGTAAATGCAGGAAGTAGTTCAATAAAATTTAAATTATTTGATATAAGTGATTCAAAAAATCCAATATCATTAGTTGATGGATTGGCTGAAAGAATTTCAGTTGATGGTAGATTAACTATTGAAATAGATGATCAAAAACATGTCTTTGAAGATAAAATGGATGATCATTTAGATGCTGTTAAATTAATATTGGCAAAATTCACTGACTTAAAAGTTATTGAAAAACCAGAAGATATTAAAGGTATTGGATTTAGAATAGTTCATGGTGGAGATAAAATAGTTGAAACTGTTGAATTAACGGATGAAATCAAAAAAACTGTTGAAGACAATATAAGACTTGCTCCTTTACATAATCCAGGAGCATTAACTTCAATAAATGCTTTCCAAGAAAGTTTACCACACGCTAAATTAGTTGGTTGTTTTGATACATCATATCACCAAACAATGCCAGAAATTAGTTATATGTATACAGTTCCATATGAATGATATACAGATTTAAAAGTTAGAAAATACGGATTTCACGGAATCAGTTATGAATATATAGCTTTTAAATCACAAGAAATTTTTAATAAAAAACAAGAAGATTTAAACTTAATAGTTTGTCACTTAGGAAATGGTGCAAGTATTTGTGCCATTAAAAATGGTAAATCATATAATACTACAATGGGGTTAACTCCTCTTGCTGGATTAATGATGGGTACAAGAAGTGGAGATATCGATCCTTCAATTATTCAATATGTTGCAAAAGAAACAGGTAAAGATGTATTTGAAGTAACAGATATTTTAAATAAACAATCAGGTTTACAAGGTGTAAGTAAAATAAGCAGTGATATGAGAGATGTTATTGCAGCTGCTGCTAATAACAATGCTCAAGCATCATTGGCCTTAGAATTATATACACAAACAGTTGCTGATTTTATAGTTAAATTTGCAAATCAAATAAATGACAACATTGATGGAGTAATATTTACTGCGGGTATTGGTGAAAATGCGTCAATAGTAAGAGAAAAAGTTATTCAAAAATGTGGTCTATTAGGGCTTTCAATCGATTCTAGTTTAAATGATGAAAAATATGGAGATTATCTAAACATTTCATCAAAAGATTCAAAAATTCCAGTTTTAAAAGTTAGAACAAATGAAGAATTAATGATTTGTAATCAAACATTGAAGTTTTTATAG
- the pta gene encoding phosphate acetyltransferase: MWAIKEIENKIKSIDKKQTVVFPEGTQEKIQQNAEFLVENELAIPVLLFNTKSEVPSNLNEKIKTVVLDEYNKDEMIKTFLEVRKGKADEETAIKLLNQRTYFGVMMMKLNLADAMICGLEYTTADTLRPALQVIKTSPNYSIASSVFLMSKENESYLFTDCALNVDPNSQQLADIASMAADFAKRLNEEDVQVAMLSYSTNGSGMGPTVDKVKGAMDLLKDKSTNGILFDGEMQFDSAFDKSVRDKKYSNTKITKEHPDVYVFPDLNAGNIGYKIAQRFGNFQAAGPFILGLNKPVNDLSRGATLEDIKQTSIVTVYTSMFNGGNE, translated from the coding sequence ATGTGAGCAATAAAAGAAATAGAAAATAAAATTAAATCAATTGATAAAAAACAAACAGTTGTTTTTCCAGAAGGTACACAAGAAAAAATTCAACAAAATGCTGAATTTTTAGTGGAAAATGAATTAGCAATACCTGTATTATTGTTTAATACAAAAAGTGAAGTACCAAGTAACTTAAATGAAAAAATTAAAACAGTTGTACTTGATGAATATAACAAAGATGAAATGATTAAAACTTTCTTAGAAGTAAGAAAGGGTAAAGCTGATGAAGAAACAGCAATTAAATTATTAAACCAAAGAACATATTTTGGTGTAATGATGATGAAACTAAACTTAGCAGATGCAATGATTTGTGGTTTAGAATATACAACAGCAGATACTTTAAGACCTGCTTTACAAGTTATTAAAACAAGTCCTAATTATTCAATAGCTTCATCAGTGTTTTTAATGTCTAAAGAAAATGAAAGTTATTTATTCACTGATTGTGCATTAAACGTAGATCCAAATTCTCAACAATTGGCAGATATAGCTTCAATGGCAGCTGATTTTGCAAAACGATTAAATGAAGAAGATGTTCAAGTTGCTATGTTAAGTTATTCAACAAATGGTTCAGGAATGGGGCCAACTGTTGATAAAGTAAAAGGTGCAATGGATTTATTAAAAGATAAATCAACAAATGGAATATTATTTGATGGAGAAATGCAATTTGACTCAGCTTTTGATAAAAGTGTTAGAGATAAAAAATATTCAAACACAAAAATCACAAAAGAACATCCAGATGTTTATGTTTTCCCAGATTTAAATGCTGGAAATATTGGTTACAAAATCGCGCAAAGATTTGGTAACTTCCAAGCAGCAGGACCATTTATTTTAGGCTTAAACAAACCGGTAAATGATTTATCAAGAGGTGCAACTTTAGAAGATATTAAACAAACTTCAATAGTTACTGTTTATACTTCAATGTTCAATGGAGGAAATGAATAA
- the coaD gene encoding pantetheine-phosphate adenylyltransferase: MKRAIYPGSFDPFHDGHLNILTKASKLFDEVIVTVTKNISKDSNPDLSKRVEKIKSMTKHLDNVVVEINENQLTAEFARSKNVGYIVRGIRDAQTLEYEIELYDGNKSIYKELETVLFLSDNEKRKVSSSLLKEIEQYKSEE; this comes from the coding sequence ATGAAAAGAGCTATTTATCCAGGGAGTTTTGATCCCTTTCATGATGGTCATTTGAATATTTTAACAAAGGCATCAAAACTATTTGATGAAGTAATAGTTACTGTTACTAAAAATATTTCAAAAGATAGTAATCCAGACTTATCAAAAAGAGTTGAAAAAATAAAATCAATGACAAAACACTTGGATAATGTGGTGGTTGAGATTAATGAAAATCAACTAACTGCAGAGTTCGCAAGAAGTAAAAATGTTGGCTACATAGTTAGAGGTATTAGGGACGCTCAAACTTTAGAATATGAAATTGAATTATATGATGGAAATAAAAGTATTTATAAAGAATTAGAAACAGTTTTATTTTTATCAGATAATGAAAAAAGAAAAGTATCATCTAGTTTATTAAAAGAAATAGAACAATATAAAAGTGAGGAATAG
- a CDS encoding type III pantothenate kinase, which produces MKILLVDIGNTTADFRIWSKEDNTLTKIIRPETKDNQWRRSTVLSKHFKDNKIDFDKISYVSVVPEWNDIMRAFASNMNVEITNLRSDFNIEKDLFKVDDINKLGADFISNYYGVRDNYDIENGAIVSMGTASTIAIIENREFKGAIICPGLKNALNCLISSAVLLQNNSYEKSDKKYGTNTVDAINIGSFNAHYTMLSSMIRKLGFDSAVFTGGNSIDFKEDIKNDGFIFDEELIFKGLIKFNK; this is translated from the coding sequence ATGAAGATACTTTTAGTTGATATAGGAAATACTACAGCAGATTTTCGTATCTGAAGCAAAGAAGATAATACATTAACAAAAATAATAAGACCAGAAACAAAAGATAACCAATGAAGAAGAAGTACTGTGTTGAGTAAGCACTTTAAAGATAATAAAATTGATTTTGATAAAATAAGTTATGTGTCAGTTGTTCCTGAATGAAATGATATTATGAGAGCTTTTGCAAGTAATATGAATGTTGAAATCACTAATTTAAGAAGTGATTTCAACATAGAGAAAGATCTTTTCAAAGTTGATGACATAAATAAACTTGGAGCTGACTTTATATCTAATTATTATGGAGTTAGAGATAACTATGACATAGAAAATGGAGCAATAGTTTCTATGGGAACTGCATCAACAATAGCTATAATTGAAAATAGAGAATTTAAAGGAGCAATTATTTGTCCTGGATTAAAAAATGCACTTAATTGTTTAATATCAAGTGCTGTTCTTTTACAAAATAACAGCTATGAAAAATCAGATAAGAAATATGGAACAAATACAGTTGATGCAATAAACATAGGTTCTTTTAATGCACACTATACAATGCTAAGTTCAATGATTAGAAAATTAGGATTTGATTCAGCTGTATTTACTGGTGGTAACTCAATTGATTTTAAAGAAGATATAAAAAATGATGGTTTCATTTTTGATGAAGAGTTAATTTTCAAAGGACTTATAAAATTTAATAAATAA
- a CDS encoding L-lactate dehydrogenase, whose translation MINDKKIVLVGCGAVGTSFVYSAVNQGIAKEYVLIDVFKDAAEGNQMDIADAQAILPEPFTSIKAGDYSDCKDADLIVITAGRPQKPGETRLEMVADNAKIMKDIATQIKNSGFNGITVIASNPVDVLTYVYKSVTGYDSSKVISSGTTLDSSRLRRLLADKVGAMPHEVEAYLLGEHGDSSVAAWSLGTVNGKSVQDFLNEGVITEKDLQEVKDEATHMAYKIIEKKRATFYGIGACLARIVKAILTDEKVMLMVGAHLNGEYGNSDIYTSVPCIIGKNGIEEIIKWDISSEEQELFNKSCEQLKEVFNTAKEAIK comes from the coding sequence ATGATAAATGATAAAAAAATAGTATTAGTTGGTTGTGGAGCTGTAGGAACAAGTTTTGTTTACTCAGCTGTTAACCAAGGAATTGCAAAAGAATATGTATTAATCGACGTATTCAAAGATGCAGCAGAAGGAAACCAAATGGATATAGCTGACGCACAAGCTATCTTACCAGAACCTTTTACATCAATTAAAGCAGGAGATTACTCAGATTGTAAAGATGCTGACTTGATCGTAATTACTGCAGGAAGACCACAAAAACCTGGTGAAACTAGATTAGAAATGGTTGCAGACAATGCAAAAATCATGAAAGATATTGCAACACAAATTAAAAACTCAGGATTTAATGGAATAACTGTTATTGCATCAAACCCAGTTGACGTTTTAACTTATGTTTACAAATCAGTTACAGGATACGATAGTTCAAAAGTTATTTCTTCAGGAACAACTTTAGACTCATCAAGACTAAGAAGATTATTAGCTGACAAAGTAGGGGCAATGCCACACGAAGTTGAAGCTTACTTATTAGGAGAACACGGAGATTCATCAGTTGCTGCTTGAAGCTTAGGAACTGTTAATGGAAAATCTGTTCAAGACTTCTTAAATGAAGGTGTAATTACTGAAAAAGATTTACAAGAAGTTAAAGACGAAGCTACTCACATGGCTTACAAAATTATTGAGAAAAAAAGAGCAACATTCTACGGAATCGGTGCTTGTTTAGCAAGAATTGTTAAAGCAATCTTAACAGATGAAAAAGTAATGTTAATGGTTGGTGCTCACTTAAATGGTGAATACGGAAACTCAGATATCTACACAAGTGTTCCATGTATTATTGGAAAAAACGGGATTGAAGAAATCATTAAATGAGATATTTCATCAGAAGAACAAGAATTATTTAACAAATCATGTGAACAATTAAAAGAAGTATTTAACACTGCAAAAGAAGCAATTAAATAG
- the rpsI gene encoding 30S ribosomal protein S9 has product MAAKKDVVMYRGTGRRKSSVAQVILTPGQGGIIVNGKPALEFFPYATLVQDMEQPLEATGTKSDFSIKITVKGGGFTGQAGAARLGIARALLEASKDYKPELRGHGLLTRDARVKERKKYGLYGARRAPQFSKR; this is encoded by the coding sequence ATGGCAGCAAAAAAAGACGTTGTTATGTATAGAGGAACAGGAAGAAGAAAATCTTCAGTTGCTCAAGTTATATTAACTCCTGGTCAAGGTGGAATTATTGTTAATGGAAAACCAGCTTTAGAGTTTTTCCCATATGCTACTTTAGTACAAGATATGGAACAACCTTTAGAAGCTACTGGAACAAAATCAGATTTTTCAATTAAAATCACTGTTAAAGGTGGAGGATTTACTGGACAAGCTGGAGCAGCTCGTTTAGGAATCGCAAGAGCATTATTAGAAGCTTCAAAAGATTACAAACCAGAATTAAGAGGACACGGTTTATTAACACGTGATGCTCGTGTTAAAGAACGTAAAAAATACGGACTTTATGGAGCACGTAGAGCACCACAATTCTCAAAACGTTAA
- the rplM gene encoding 50S ribosomal protein L13: MKQTTLIKTADIAKKWYVVDATGATLGRLSTQIAMVLRGKNKPTFTPHINNGDHVIVINAEKVILSGKKENDKNYYHHSMHPGGLKSRNVATQRKLFPERIIERAVRLMLPKNVQGGNQYRALHVYAGNEHPHQAQNPEVLVIQTKKGDNK, translated from the coding sequence ATGAAACAAACTACACTAATTAAAACGGCAGATATTGCTAAAAAATGATACGTAGTTGACGCTACTGGAGCAACTTTAGGTAGATTATCTACTCAAATTGCTATGGTACTAAGAGGAAAAAATAAACCAACATTTACACCTCATATTAATAATGGAGATCACGTAATCGTAATTAATGCAGAAAAAGTAATTTTATCAGGAAAAAAAGAAAATGATAAAAACTACTACCACCACTCAATGCACCCAGGGGGATTAAAATCAAGAAACGTTGCAACACAACGTAAATTATTCCCTGAAAGAATCATTGAAAGAGCAGTAAGATTAATGTTACCAAAAAACGTTCAAGGGGGAAATCAATACCGTGCATTACACGTATATGCAGGTAATGAACATCCACACCAAGCACAAAATCCAGAAGTATTAGTAATTCAAACAAAAAAAGGAGATAACAAATAA
- a CDS encoding ABC transporter permease, with protein sequence MKNQKPFFKNAFKNLLRNKIQLITIIVLVFLTSFVFTLSYSSTSRIEKSYENFISEKNSNIHDFIIDLSKSSYVKDFEKDLFSKNISDSDVRDNMVITYLQNKLFDTDLAFDFDRVESRISNLSSEKTLKVFALNPDQKVDKFVVNKGMSIELWKQYTQATNINTKKWVYVNEEFAKANNIKINDIIRIKDDEYGGSIRVEDSETKKVDLSLYKNIDINSWIGNTKYSSKQWFQVVGFGSTADFSTPVIDETKPLPNTKQEGLIYIDPSNLGLKNVYYESIYPENIFKIDNPETQKIWYTDSELKNNEVISSTSSLDKEVSFVAKFKSRQNIKNSTEMINEYLTNLEKAGEISLYAGYENTLNKSVPIALQRGDARYPFYARTTMLGSTIKGYKLFSYIVMLVTIIIGIVMLVIMLNNQIKKSFGQSGVLLSLGYKKSQLIWSNGLYPLFISVIGGFAGYILGMVMQEMVISIFSNFFSFKLKAFEISWESMLITIFGMFILLEIITLITYFYMFNKFTPLQMINFESRSSTNKFKLAVKSILARSKKFNNRFRGAILSGSILKLVSVFSVMLVSSTLISIGAIMPSVLADNKKSTYIKEGYNNQIEYQSPIYNSPTSFYKTYNPYSDVDKLDINDSATNIWNMYLQNNVSQKIYNPSTDVGALNDMTYKSIDMNYLKNKDLYLDLGEINDIPTKNNYYKTVIFNLWPDLKNYGLDKYWNKQQMLSVISSNSKSNEYIDELEKLRQFYLKYRDSVGIQDAIAREGYYLPNNKNTLSITGGSVKDGKPMISHEDFRKVFVPGSGYSPPTVRIANSGKINGDEPMEKSLYEYRDENEDWTQSRVTVMVPIYNWIMAFMFNNLQQAFLQGIYSQSPSMIKTIIEREYQKEDGNFNTTFGLIPYNKEKEDIGIFLNAYTNDQSLKIYGIKEDNKTQIVKDSKGKDLKNNLFESENLILINQSLAKRLNLKPGDKVNMTHIINELSYGNEPLNIKTWDTNGLSAKNEKDDYTSASNFYSSSMMKDNGNGWKNSKINPNEDNRVYKSKIDITSSSLVGATEMSKAIAKGDVATTNSTVDFEYTVAGVVNQYGDNKAWINNDLAEEISKYNESKELLFRLFMKEWSNPNSSEKEIQKLKSYLNNLNSKSSLSNKELFANFENWTKEEGNEIYMTLFESEYPLFNYKSSFDESFTDISKGVSTNQKYGDYSMIGLNGGSDTTTSYPGYSNSSINKAMQIEEALKVMTRINTTANLIIYFVVFVTIFLSAIIILLTINLVISENAKIIAVMKILGYKESYISKLFIGIYVPVAIISSIIGVALAWAIIMLGIHLATPIMVLPLVFKIWYIVPGILGTWLLYTVSNTLSWISLKKVSMLLAVQGG encoded by the coding sequence ATGAAAAACCAAAAGCCATTTTTTAAAAATGCATTTAAAAACTTATTAAGAAATAAAATACAATTAATCACTATAATTGTTCTAGTGTTTTTAACTTCTTTTGTTTTTACACTTTCCTATTCTTCAACAAGTAGAATAGAAAAGTCGTATGAAAATTTTATTTCTGAAAAAAATAGTAACATCCATGATTTCATAATTGATTTATCAAAATCCTCATATGTCAAAGACTTTGAAAAAGATTTATTTAGTAAAAATATATCTGATTCTGATGTTAGAGACAATATGGTAATAACATATTTACAAAATAAATTATTTGATACAGATTTAGCATTTGATTTTGATAGAGTAGAATCTCGTATATCAAATTTATCAAGTGAAAAAACTTTAAAAGTTTTTGCTTTAAATCCAGATCAAAAAGTAGATAAATTTGTTGTTAATAAAGGTATGAGTATCGAATTATGAAAACAATACACACAAGCCACAAACATAAATACAAAAAAATGAGTTTATGTTAATGAAGAATTTGCAAAAGCTAATAATATTAAAATAAATGATATCATTAGGATTAAAGATGATGAATATGGTGGTTCAATTCGTGTTGAAGATAGTGAGACTAAAAAAGTCGACCTATCATTATATAAAAATATAGATATAAACTCATGAATTGGAAATACAAAATATTCTTCAAAACAATGATTTCAAGTTGTTGGTTTTGGTTCAACTGCTGATTTTTCAACTCCAGTAATTGATGAAACAAAACCACTACCAAATACAAAACAAGAAGGATTAATTTACATTGATCCTTCTAACCTTGGTCTTAAAAATGTTTATTATGAAAGTATTTATCCAGAAAATATTTTCAAAATAGATAATCCAGAGACGCAAAAGATTTGATATACAGACAGTGAACTTAAAAATAATGAAGTAATATCTTCAACATCTAGTCTTGATAAGGAAGTTTCATTTGTTGCCAAGTTTAAATCTAGACAAAATATCAAAAACTCTACAGAAATGATAAATGAATATTTAACTAATTTAGAAAAAGCTGGAGAGATTTCCCTATATGCAGGTTATGAAAATACTTTGAATAAAAGTGTTCCTATTGCCTTGCAAAGAGGGGATGCAAGATATCCTTTTTATGCAAGAACAACTATGCTTGGTTCAACAATAAAAGGTTATAAATTATTTAGTTATATAGTTATGTTGGTTACAATAATTATTGGTATTGTAATGTTAGTTATAATGCTAAATAACCAAATTAAAAAATCATTTGGTCAATCAGGAGTTTTATTATCTCTTGGATATAAAAAATCTCAGTTAATATGATCAAATGGTTTATATCCATTGTTTATATCTGTAATTGGTGGTTTTGCTGGTTACATTTTAGGAATGGTTATGCAAGAAATGGTAATTTCAATTTTCTCAAACTTTTTCTCTTTTAAATTGAAAGCTTTTGAGATATCTTGAGAATCAATGTTAATTACAATATTTGGTATGTTTATTCTTTTAGAAATAATTACATTGATAACATACTTCTATATGTTTAATAAATTCACACCGTTACAAATGATCAACTTCGAAAGTAGAAGTTCTACAAACAAGTTCAAATTAGCTGTTAAAAGCATTTTAGCTAGAAGTAAAAAATTTAATAATCGTTTCAGAGGGGCTATATTATCTGGTTCTATCTTAAAACTGGTTTCTGTTTTCTCTGTAATGCTTGTTTCTTCAACACTTATTTCAATAGGTGCTATAATGCCTAGTGTTCTTGCAGATAATAAAAAATCTACATATATCAAAGAAGGTTATAACAATCAAATAGAATATCAAAGTCCAATTTACAATTCACCAACAAGTTTTTATAAAACTTATAATCCTTATAGTGACGTAGATAAATTGGATATAAATGATTCTGCTACAAATATTTGAAACATGTATTTACAAAACAATGTTTCTCAAAAAATATATAATCCTTCTACTGATGTTGGTGCTTTAAATGATATGACATACAAATCAATAGATATGAATTATCTTAAAAATAAAGATTTATATTTAGATTTAGGTGAAATTAATGATATACCAACAAAAAATAATTACTATAAAACAGTGATTTTTAATTTATGACCTGATTTAAAAAACTATGGTCTAGATAAATATTGAAATAAACAACAAATGCTTAGTGTAATTTCTAGTAATTCTAAATCAAACGAATATATAGATGAGTTAGAAAAATTAAGACAATTTTACTTAAAATACAGAGATAGTGTCGGTATCCAAGATGCCATAGCTAGAGAAGGTTACTACTTACCTAACAATAAAAACACTTTGAGTATTACTGGTGGTTCTGTTAAGGATGGAAAACCAATGATATCTCATGAAGATTTTAGAAAAGTTTTTGTTCCGGGTTCTGGTTATAGTCCTCCTACAGTTAGAATTGCTAACTCTGGGAAAATAAATGGTGATGAACCAATGGAAAAATCTTTATATGAATATAGAGATGAAAACGAAGATTGAACTCAATCAAGAGTTACTGTCATGGTTCCTATTTATAACTGAATTATGGCATTTATGTTCAATAACCTTCAACAAGCCTTTTTACAAGGAATTTATAGTCAATCTCCTTCTATGATAAAAACAATTATAGAAAGAGAATATCAAAAAGAAGATGGTAATTTTAATACTACTTTTGGCTTAATTCCATATAATAAAGAAAAAGAAGATATTGGAATTTTCTTAAATGCATACACAAATGATCAAAGTCTAAAAATTTATGGAATAAAAGAAGATAACAAAACACAAATTGTTAAAGATTCTAAAGGGAAAGATCTTAAAAATAATTTATTTGAATCAGAAAATTTAATTTTAATAAATCAATCTCTTGCAAAAAGATTAAATCTAAAACCTGGAGATAAAGTTAATATGACACACATAATTAACGAACTTTCTTATGGAAATGAACCTTTAAATATTAAAACTTGAGATACTAATGGGCTAAGTGCTAAAAATGAAAAAGATGACTACACTAGTGCATCAAACTTCTATTCATCTTCAATGATGAAAGATAATGGAAATGGTTGAAAAAACTCAAAAATAAATCCAAACGAAGATAATAGAGTTTATAAATCAAAAATTGATATAACTAGTTCTAGTTTGGTTGGTGCAACAGAAATGTCAAAAGCCATCGCAAAAGGTGATGTAGCTACAACTAATTCAACTGTAGATTTTGAATATACAGTTGCAGGAGTGGTAAATCAATATGGTGATAATAAAGCTTGAATAAATAATGATTTAGCAGAAGAGATTTCTAAATATAATGAATCTAAAGAACTTTTATTTAGATTATTTATGAAAGAATGATCAAATCCTAATTCATCAGAAAAAGAAATTCAAAAACTAAAAAGTTACTTAAATAATTTAAACAGTAAATCAAGTTTAAGTAATAAAGAATTATTTGCTAATTTTGAAAATTGAACAAAAGAAGAAGGAAATGAAATATACATGACCTTATTTGAGTCTGAATATCCTTTATTCAATTATAAAAGCTCGTTTGATGAATCGTTTACAGATATTTCAAAAGGGGTTTCAACAAACCAAAAATATGGAGATTATTCTATGATTGGTTTAAACGGAGGAAGTGACACAACAACTTCATATCCTGGATATTCAAATAGCTCTATTAACAAAGCAATGCAAATTGAAGAAGCTTTAAAAGTTATGACAAGAATCAACACAACTGCCAACTTGATAATATACTTTGTAGTTTTTGTAACCATTTTCTTAAGTGCAATAATTATATTATTAACAATTAACTTGGTTATATCAGAAAATGCAAAAATAATTGCAGTAATGAAGATACTTGGTTACAAAGAATCATATATAAGTAAATTATTTATAGGTATATATGTTCCTGTAGCAATAATAAGTTCTATAATTGGTGTTGCATTAGCTTGAGCAATAATTATGCTTGGAATACACTTAGCAACTCCAATAATGGTATTACCATTAGTGTTTAAAATTTGATATATAGTTCCTGGTATTTTAGGAACTTGACTGTTATATACAGTAAGTAATACATTAAGTTGAATATCACTTAAAAAAGTTAGTATGCTACTAGCTGTTCAAGGAGGATAG